A stretch of Brevundimonas naejangsanensis DNA encodes these proteins:
- the hspQ gene encoding heat shock protein HspQ, with product MTQVHTARFGLGQIVRHRDHAFHGLVLDVDAQYAGSAAETGVVVSDQPFYRILIADTEGGVMAYAAEDVLVATPEIEPLSPEDEREWFTIDAHGRHAPRSQTLQ from the coding sequence ATGACCCAGGTTCACACAGCCCGGTTCGGCCTCGGACAGATCGTCCGGCATCGCGACCACGCCTTCCATGGTCTGGTTCTCGATGTGGACGCCCAATACGCAGGTTCGGCCGCAGAGACGGGCGTGGTCGTCAGCGACCAGCCTTTCTACCGCATCCTCATCGCGGACACCGAAGGCGGCGTGATGGCCTACGCAGCCGAGGACGTCCTTGTCGCGACGCCGGAGATCGAACCCTTGTCCCCCGAAGACGAGCGGGAGTGGTTCACCATCGATGCCCATGGCCGCCACGCGCCCCGCTCTCAAACGTTGCAATAG